A single Candidatus Dadabacteria bacterium DNA region contains:
- a CDS encoding citrate synthase, whose translation MSKNTLSVKDNRTGKTYELAIDNDTIRATDLRQIRVKDEDFGMMSYDPAFGNTASCKSKVTFIDGEKGILRYRGYPIEELAKKSNFLEVAYLLIHGELPNKLQYDSWVHDITHHTYVHENIRKLMDGFRYDAHPMGMLLATVGALSTFYPGAKDIFDTDVQKLEIRRLIAKTPTIAGFSYRHIMGLPYVYPDNELSYAGNFLSMMFKMTEAKYEPNPAIEKAIDVLFILHADHEQNCSASAMRNVGSSHPDPYSAAAAAIAALYGPLHGGANEAVLEMLADIGSIDKIPQYIERAKKGEFRLMGFGHRVYKAYDPRAAIIKDIAHDVFEVTGKNPLLDIALELERIALEDDYFVRRRLYPNVDFYSGLIYQSIGLPTSMFTVLFAIARMAGWLAQWLELMNDPETRIARPRQVYLGEDNRKYVAMSKRRKKK comes from the coding sequence ATGTCGAAGAATACTTTGTCTGTAAAGGATAACAGGACAGGTAAAACATACGAACTTGCTATAGACAACGACACCATAAGGGCCACTGATCTTCGTCAGATAAGGGTTAAGGACGAAGATTTTGGCATGATGAGCTACGACCCGGCTTTCGGGAACACGGCTTCGTGCAAAAGCAAGGTTACCTTCATTGACGGAGAAAAGGGGATTCTGAGATACAGGGGGTACCCGATAGAAGAGCTGGCGAAAAAAAGTAACTTCCTCGAAGTTGCCTATCTCCTTATTCACGGTGAGCTGCCTAACAAATTGCAATATGACAGCTGGGTTCACGACATAACGCATCACACCTACGTGCATGAAAACATAAGGAAGCTCATGGATGGATTCCGCTACGACGCGCACCCGATGGGCATGCTTCTTGCGACCGTCGGAGCCCTCTCGACCTTCTATCCGGGGGCAAAGGACATATTCGATACCGACGTGCAGAAACTTGAGATAAGAAGGCTCATAGCGAAGACGCCGACCATAGCTGGATTTTCCTACAGGCATATAATGGGTCTTCCATATGTATACCCCGACAACGAACTCAGCTACGCCGGGAATTTCCTTTCAATGATGTTCAAGATGACCGAGGCCAAGTATGAGCCGAATCCGGCGATAGAGAAAGCGATAGACGTTCTTTTCATCCTCCATGCCGACCACGAGCAGAACTGCAGCGCAAGCGCGATGAGAAACGTCGGAAGCTCCCATCCGGATCCTTACTCCGCGGCCGCCGCGGCGATTGCCGCCCTGTACGGTCCTCTTCACGGCGGAGCAAACGAGGCGGTGCTTGAAATGCTTGCCGACATAGGTTCGATTGACAAAATTCCGCAGTACATAGAAAGGGCCAAGAAAGGAGAATTCAGGCTCATGGGCTTCGGGCACAGGGTGTACAAGGCTTACGACCCGAGAGCGGCGATAATAAAGGATATAGCCCACGACGTGTTTGAAGTCACTGGGAAAAATCCTCTGCTTGACATAGCGCTTGAGCTTGAGAGAATAGCCCTTGAAGATGACTATTTCGTAAGAAGAAGGCTTTACCCGAACGTTGATTTCTACTCTGGACTCATATACCAGAGCATAGGTCTTCCCACGAGCATGTTTACCGTGCTTTTCGCGATAGCTAGAATGGCCGGGTGGCTTGCCCAGTGGCTTGAGCTGATGAACGACCCCGAAACCAGAATCGCAAGGCCTAGACAGGTCTATCTGGGGGAAGATAATAGAAAATACGTGGCAATGAGCAAAAGGCGTAAGAAGAAGTAG
- a CDS encoding amidohydrolase family protein has protein sequence MTRSVYSHRDQWRGVASPEYYAVEFERVEEDVQKFWIELRHLLSGTTTMAGSGGIEGLVKNAGGRPGDEARYFYLAEMETFPYGFDATEELSGFSCPLAPTESRDPRSLFLEFEDKPPYVPHIAEGTNCTAEIEGKFYLDYVSKNPERRYSLIHGVGLSRQDVERLKDLDVTLIWSPRSNVVLYGTTVDIPNALRAGARVAISTDWSYSGSYNLLEEFRCAEHIDNAKWDDHLSGSDYWRMATEHAAYSLDVEKLTGKLEQGFAADIMIFRKRTNAPFKDLISSEVSDVIATFVEGELLSGYSNSFDPSHLPAQCSHRIGQHFICVDYAKYPSFNHEELLSSNKNAVPLFSPDRQASCE, from the coding sequence ATGACGCGTTCCGTGTATTCGCACCGTGATCAATGGCGGGGTGTAGCCAGCCCGGAGTACTATGCGGTCGAGTTTGAGAGGGTTGAAGAAGATGTCCAGAAATTCTGGATAGAACTCCGCCACCTTCTGTCTGGTACCACCACGATGGCCGGTTCAGGCGGCATTGAGGGACTTGTTAAAAATGCGGGTGGTCGTCCCGGAGACGAAGCAAGGTACTTCTATCTTGCTGAGATGGAGACGTTTCCCTACGGTTTTGACGCTACCGAGGAACTCAGCGGGTTTTCTTGCCCGTTAGCGCCAACCGAGTCCCGCGATCCCCGCAGCCTTTTTCTTGAGTTTGAGGACAAACCGCCCTATGTGCCGCACATTGCGGAAGGAACCAACTGCACGGCGGAAATTGAAGGGAAGTTCTATCTGGATTATGTCTCGAAGAACCCGGAGCGGCGTTACTCCCTTATCCACGGAGTGGGACTGAGCCGTCAAGACGTTGAGCGCCTGAAGGACCTCGACGTGACTCTTATCTGGTCGCCGAGGTCAAATGTGGTTCTTTACGGGACCACAGTGGATATTCCGAACGCGTTGCGGGCCGGTGCCCGAGTCGCGATCAGTACGGATTGGTCATACTCGGGTTCGTACAATCTTCTTGAGGAATTTCGCTGTGCTGAGCATATTGACAACGCGAAGTGGGATGATCATCTGTCGGGAAGCGACTACTGGCGTATGGCTACGGAGCACGCAGCATACTCGCTGGACGTAGAGAAACTGACCGGCAAGCTGGAGCAGGGCTTTGCGGCGGATATCATGATATTTCGGAAGCGGACTAATGCCCCCTTTAAAGACCTGATTTCATCGGAGGTATCGGACGTCATTGCAACGTTTGTCGAAGGCGAACTTCTCAGTGGATACAGCAACTCCTTCGACCCTTCTCATCTTCCGGCCCAATGCTCGCACCGTATCGGGCAGCATTTCATTTGTGTTGATTATGCTAAGTACCCCTCCTTCAATCATGAAGAGTTGCTGAGTTCCAACAAGAATGCGGTCCCCCTGTTTTCGCCGGACAGGCAAGCGAGTTGTGAATGA
- a CDS encoding M42 family metallopeptidase, with amino-acid sequence MDIELLKKLCDTPGMPGDEGKVKAILLEEIKKFSEDITEDVMGNVIARIPGDGPTLVLDAHMDEVGFMVHHIDNRGFLRVTPLGGMDARVFYGQRLVVWGKEPLKGVVAAVPPHVTRSSGGAKEVPEIEDCAVDLGLSPEKVADLVKIGDMVSFDTSLDETEDSVISKALDDRMGLFVIIEALRKTPNPGCNLIVTFTVQEEVGLRGARVITPVYEPDFAVALEGTVAMDIPGVSESKSFANIGKGPEIRLSDRFLVAHRPFSFFIKELAEKNEIPYQITVKKAGSTNATAMQVTGKGTRAAVLSVPTRYLHSPSSIAYKSDISHTIDLVSCLLSDIGKFSPSNQHQGAQQQ; translated from the coding sequence ATGGATATAGAACTTCTAAAGAAGCTTTGCGACACTCCAGGAATGCCCGGGGATGAGGGCAAGGTGAAGGCGATTCTGCTTGAGGAAATAAAGAAATTCTCAGAAGACATCACCGAAGACGTCATGGGAAACGTAATCGCCCGCATCCCGGGAGACGGTCCCACTCTTGTTCTTGACGCCCACATGGACGAAGTAGGATTCATGGTACACCATATAGATAACAGAGGGTTTTTAAGGGTAACCCCGCTTGGAGGAATGGACGCCAGGGTTTTTTACGGACAGCGCCTGGTGGTTTGGGGAAAAGAACCTCTAAAAGGGGTGGTGGCAGCGGTTCCACCCCACGTGACCAGGAGCAGCGGAGGGGCCAAGGAGGTTCCGGAAATTGAAGACTGCGCGGTCGACCTTGGGCTCAGTCCTGAAAAAGTCGCCGACCTAGTAAAAATAGGGGACATGGTGTCATTTGACACTTCCCTCGATGAAACCGAGGATTCCGTAATCTCAAAGGCCCTTGACGACAGGATGGGTCTTTTTGTAATAATCGAAGCTCTTCGAAAGACTCCGAATCCGGGCTGCAATCTCATAGTTACATTTACCGTGCAGGAAGAAGTCGGGCTTCGCGGGGCGAGGGTAATAACGCCGGTTTACGAACCGGACTTCGCCGTTGCACTTGAAGGCACTGTGGCAATGGACATACCGGGGGTCTCGGAAAGCAAATCCTTTGCCAATATCGGCAAGGGACCCGAGATCAGACTTTCAGACAGGTTCCTGGTGGCGCACAGACCATTCAGCTTTTTTATAAAGGAACTTGCGGAGAAAAACGAAATCCCTTACCAGATAACAGTAAAAAAAGCGGGCAGCACAAACGCAACCGCCATGCAGGTCACCGGAAAGGGGACCAGGGCAGCCGTCCTGTCAGTTCCGACAAGGTATCTTCACAGCCCGAGTTCCATCGCCTATAAAAGCGATATCAGTCACACAATAGATCTGGTGTCATGCCTGCTCAGTGACATAGGGAAATTCAGTCCCTCAAACCAGCATCAGGGTGCTCAGCAACAATGA
- a CDS encoding replication-associated recombination protein A, protein MRPESIQEMVGQEHLIGPQGLVTKTLEAGGVHSMIFWGPPGTGKTTLSRLIAGRAGAKFIQINAISSGVRELRDIVADARDALYSGRKTVLFIDEIHRFNKAQQAAFLKSVEEGVLVLIGATTENPSFEVISPLLSRCQVYVLDPLSAQDLELILEKAFSEEKLLEDADISTEARGELIALCGGDARVMLNALEIASSLVRSKKLSRIDTDLVREIFQKTGLLYDRAGEEHYNTISAFIKSVRGSDPDAAVYYLARMLEAGEDPKFIARRLVILASEDIGNAEPYALTLATDCFTAVNYVGMPESRIILSQVTTYLASCPKSNAAYRAIKKAEADVRKNPGLQIPLHLRNAPTKLMKDLGYKKGYKYAHDYEDHFVEDDFLPEEIKDSVYYEPTDKGREANLKKYLEARWKKRKK, encoded by the coding sequence ATGAGACCCGAGAGCATACAAGAGATGGTAGGCCAAGAGCATCTGATAGGGCCGCAGGGGCTTGTTACGAAAACGCTTGAGGCTGGGGGAGTGCATTCCATGATATTCTGGGGTCCCCCTGGGACAGGGAAAACGACTCTTTCAAGGCTTATCGCGGGCAGGGCTGGTGCCAAGTTCATACAGATAAATGCGATTTCTTCCGGAGTCAGGGAACTTAGGGATATTGTCGCGGACGCAAGAGACGCTCTTTACTCCGGGCGGAAAACCGTGCTTTTCATTGACGAGATACACAGATTCAACAAGGCACAGCAGGCGGCGTTTCTCAAGAGCGTCGAAGAAGGGGTCTTGGTGCTTATAGGTGCTACCACTGAAAATCCTTCGTTTGAAGTCATAAGCCCGCTTCTTTCCCGCTGTCAGGTTTATGTCCTTGATCCGCTTTCGGCACAGGATCTTGAGCTCATACTCGAAAAAGCCTTCTCCGAGGAAAAGCTTCTTGAGGATGCCGATATCTCGACTGAGGCTCGTGGCGAACTCATCGCCCTTTGCGGCGGAGACGCCAGAGTGATGCTGAACGCGCTTGAAATCGCCTCTTCCCTTGTTCGTTCAAAGAAACTCTCTCGGATTGACACTGATCTCGTGAGAGAGATTTTCCAGAAAACAGGCCTTCTCTATGACAGGGCGGGGGAGGAACATTACAATACGATTTCCGCTTTTATAAAAAGTGTGAGGGGAAGTGATCCCGACGCGGCGGTTTACTACTTGGCGAGAATGCTTGAAGCTGGGGAGGACCCGAAGTTCATCGCAAGACGTCTTGTGATACTTGCTTCAGAGGATATTGGAAACGCCGAACCTTACGCGCTTACCCTCGCGACTGACTGCTTCACGGCGGTTAATTACGTGGGAATGCCTGAGAGCAGGATAATCCTTTCTCAGGTTACGACCTATCTTGCCAGTTGCCCCAAGAGTAACGCTGCTTACAGGGCGATAAAAAAGGCCGAAGCCGATGTGAGAAAGAATCCGGGCCTCCAGATTCCTCTTCACCTGAGAAACGCCCCCACGAAACTTATGAAAGATCTTGGTTACAAAAAAGGCTACAAGTACGCCCACGACTACGAGGATCATTTTGTCGAAGACGATTTTCTTCCCGAGGAGATAAAAGACAGCGTTTACTACGAGCCCACCGACAAGGGGAGAGAGGCAAACCTCAAGAAGTACCTGGAAGCGAGGTGGAAGAAGAGAAAAAAATGA
- the gloA gene encoding lactoylglutathione lyase, with the protein MRYLHTMIRVGDLEKSIAFYTDVIGLKFHRKTDYPEGRFTLAFLGYGGDTEPFLELTHNWDTSQYDHGGAYGHMAFGVEDIYATCEKIEQAGGRVTRAPGPMKHGTTVIAFVEDPDSYKIELIERKD; encoded by the coding sequence ATGAGATATCTTCACACAATGATAAGGGTTGGCGACCTTGAGAAATCAATCGCTTTTTATACAGATGTAATCGGTCTTAAGTTTCACAGGAAAACCGATTATCCCGAAGGCCGCTTCACGCTAGCTTTCCTAGGTTACGGTGGCGACACGGAACCTTTCCTAGAACTCACACATAACTGGGATACTTCGCAATACGACCATGGAGGAGCTTACGGACACATGGCGTTTGGAGTAGAGGACATCTATGCGACGTGCGAAAAAATAGAACAGGCCGGCGGACGGGTAACCAGAGCTCCTGGGCCCATGAAACACGGAACGACCGTGATAGCTTTCGTTGAGGACCCCGATTCGTACAAAATCGAACTCATAGAAAGAAAAGACTGA
- a CDS encoding NAD-dependent epimerase/dehydratase family protein, whose amino-acid sequence MGTSENVKAGITGATGFIGGKLAEKLADEGFSIKCLVRETSDTEKLRSLGAELVHGDLCDSSSLQAFPEKCDYVFHLASKVSDWGPRDDFFRQNVEATKTLLRSCVEAGVKRFIYMSSSGVLWNASLFGTVNLDDIDESYPCPQSYNNFYNETKALSEKLVREYDGLEGLETVILRPSNVWGAGDTVILPRIADACLKGILVNMGFNKKIVSPCHVLNLVHATMLAASAPSASGNTYFVNDGLQIDTGRFVSDQLTSIGIEWKKPITIPYILGYSAAFILEKVFEFRRSETPPVLTRFGVCALSKSRTYSIGRARRDLAYEPVCGYEAGMDGLAQWVSEIGGYEKILGKGK is encoded by the coding sequence ATGGGAACCTCCGAAAACGTAAAAGCGGGGATAACCGGGGCGACGGGTTTTATCGGTGGCAAGCTTGCTGAAAAACTTGCAGACGAGGGTTTTTCGATAAAATGCCTGGTAAGAGAAACAAGCGATACCGAAAAGTTGCGTTCTCTGGGTGCCGAACTTGTCCACGGGGACCTTTGCGACTCCAGTTCGCTTCAAGCTTTTCCGGAAAAGTGCGATTACGTTTTTCATCTTGCTTCCAAGGTTTCTGACTGGGGACCAAGGGATGATTTTTTCAGACAGAACGTGGAGGCGACGAAAACCCTTCTTCGGTCCTGTGTTGAGGCTGGGGTAAAAAGGTTTATCTACATGAGTTCCTCCGGAGTTTTGTGGAACGCTTCTCTTTTCGGAACGGTGAACCTTGATGATATAGATGAGAGTTATCCATGCCCGCAAAGCTATAATAATTTTTATAATGAAACCAAGGCATTGTCTGAAAAACTTGTGAGAGAATATGACGGACTGGAAGGCTTGGAAACGGTCATATTAAGACCGTCAAACGTATGGGGAGCTGGTGACACGGTCATACTTCCGAGAATAGCCGATGCCTGCCTGAAGGGAATTCTGGTTAACATGGGTTTCAACAAAAAAATCGTCTCTCCATGCCATGTTCTGAACCTTGTTCACGCCACGATGCTTGCGGCTTCTGCACCCTCCGCGTCCGGCAACACCTACTTTGTAAATGACGGGCTGCAGATTGATACCGGCCGTTTTGTCTCTGATCAGCTTACGTCAATAGGAATTGAGTGGAAAAAACCGATTACCATACCTTATATTCTTGGATATTCTGCCGCTTTTATTCTTGAGAAAGTCTTTGAATTCAGGCGGTCTGAGACTCCTCCCGTACTTACCCGTTTCGGCGTCTGCGCCCTTTCGAAAAGCAGGACTTACAGCATAGGAAGAGCAAGGAGGGATCTGGCATATGAACCGGTGTGCGGTTACGAGGCGGGAATGGATGGGCTTGCGCAGTGGGTTTCAGAGATCGGCGGTTATGAAAAAATTCTTGGAAAAGGGAAATGA
- a CDS encoding ABC transporter ATP-binding protein translates to MNRCAVTRREWMGLRSGFQRSAVMKKFLEKGNDMQPGVLAIETRGLEKQFGFFPVLKGIDLTVEQGGFLTVFGPNGAGKSTLLSILSTFIKPGGGEAFVAGFDVSREKQRIRKLIGFISHNTMLYENLTAWENLEFIGAFYDVPDFKKRCSDILERVELYAKKDVLVSTLSFGTRQRLAIARTLLHDPQILFLDEPYSGLDYGGAAILTSILGSMKADKTVVMTTHNVYEGLSLCDKVAILDQGEVVYASAQKPAREEFQDIYMSCVRSGDGQ, encoded by the coding sequence ATGAACCGGTGTGCGGTTACGAGGCGGGAATGGATGGGCTTGCGCAGTGGGTTTCAGAGATCGGCGGTTATGAAAAAATTCTTGGAAAAGGGAAATGATATGCAACCCGGCGTACTTGCGATAGAAACCAGGGGACTTGAAAAGCAGTTCGGGTTTTTCCCCGTACTGAAGGGAATTGATCTTACCGTTGAACAGGGCGGATTCCTCACCGTTTTCGGTCCCAATGGCGCCGGCAAGTCCACCTTGCTTTCCATTCTTTCGACATTCATAAAACCCGGCGGGGGAGAGGCCTTTGTAGCCGGTTTTGACGTTTCCAGGGAAAAACAGCGGATAAGAAAACTTATAGGATTCATCTCCCATAACACGATGCTTTATGAAAACCTCACCGCCTGGGAAAACCTCGAATTTATAGGCGCGTTCTACGACGTGCCTGATTTTAAAAAGAGGTGCTCTGATATTCTTGAGAGGGTTGAGCTCTACGCTAAGAAGGATGTGCTCGTAAGCACCCTTTCTTTCGGAACGCGTCAGCGCCTTGCTATCGCCAGAACGCTTCTTCACGACCCGCAGATACTTTTTCTGGATGAGCCGTACAGCGGCCTTGATTACGGCGGAGCTGCCATCCTTACCTCGATCCTGGGTTCAATGAAAGCGGACAAAACCGTAGTTATGACAACCCATAATGTCTATGAGGGGCTTTCCCTGTGCGACAAGGTGGCAATTCTCGATCAGGGAGAGGTGGTCTACGCGTCCGCGCAGAAACCCGCCCGTGAGGAATTTCAGGATATCTACATGTCTTGCGTCAGAAGCGGGGACGGGCAATGA
- a CDS encoding cytochrome c maturation protein CcmE — protein MKGKIKFILPLFVIVSLVSWLVFAGVKDSMVYYITVDELLEDVPDIYGQKVRVSGTVVHGSIKNELDDSLRFTIADGKGEIHVEYDGIIPDIFTEGVEAVVEGKFSSGNVFEADLLLAKCPTKYESEEAPYQRKEG, from the coding sequence TTGAAGGGCAAGATCAAATTCATTCTGCCTCTTTTTGTGATAGTTTCCCTGGTCTCCTGGCTTGTGTTCGCCGGAGTCAAGGATTCCATGGTCTACTACATAACGGTTGACGAACTGTTAGAGGACGTCCCGGACATCTACGGGCAGAAGGTAAGGGTTTCAGGAACAGTGGTTCACGGTTCAATAAAGAACGAACTTGACGATTCGCTTCGGTTTACCATAGCGGACGGCAAGGGTGAAATCCATGTCGAGTACGACGGCATAATTCCCGATATATTCACAGAAGGGGTTGAAGCGGTCGTTGAGGGCAAGTTCTCCTCCGGTAACGTCTTTGAGGCGGACCTGTTGCTTGCAAAGTGCCCCACCAAGTATGAATCCGAAGAAGCCCCCTACCAGAGAAAAGAAGGTTAA
- a CDS encoding heme lyase CcmF/NrfE family subunit: MSDLGSIAILLSFFITIYSLAVCAVAAKTGSRAFAQSGGNGLVSVAFLLLVAVGCLVCELVTLDFSLRYVALNTSTDLPVIYRVTALWAGQAGSLLLWSFVLSLYAAFVVLRSREKGGDPYVNAVLCAVSLFFLFLIAYVEDPFEKLGVAVGEGRGLNPILQNGYMAIHPVTLYVGYVGITVPFAFGIAALLSGRLGDEWIRNCRKYALFSWMFLSAGLLLGARWAYLELGWGGYWAWDPVENAAFMPWLAGTAFLHSVMVQERKAMLKKWNMVLLIITFFLSIFGTFITRSGIVSSVHSFARSDIGPLFVGFMVILLLFSFSLIAYRSKELKSEERFDSPLSRESAFLFNNLLFLAAAFSVFLGTIFPILSEAFTGKKILVGPPYFNAVGVPIGLVLILLMGIGPLISWKKASTANLKRNFVFPAVVFLVVLLALLVSGMKEPVALLSFALCGFVAGTVFLEYFRGIRVRSSRGENPVSALFNLISRNRRRYGGYIVHLGVVLLVIGITASSLFVTQKEVVLDKGDSFSLGRYDLVFHGVHFISNDAKDGFSAELSIENQGKSVATMYPEKNIYKYEGNREINQETEVALRSTFRDDLYLILSEVDGSGKANIRALLNPMVNWIWAGGFVIVLGAIVTMWPERRRKKGFSA; the protein is encoded by the coding sequence ATGTCTGATCTCGGAAGTATAGCCATACTTCTTTCCTTCTTTATCACCATCTACAGTCTTGCTGTCTGCGCTGTTGCCGCGAAAACGGGGAGCCGCGCATTCGCTCAAAGCGGCGGAAACGGTCTTGTCTCGGTTGCCTTTCTTCTTCTGGTGGCGGTAGGCTGCCTTGTCTGCGAGCTTGTAACCCTTGATTTTTCGCTCAGGTACGTAGCGCTTAACACGAGCACCGACCTCCCGGTGATATACAGGGTGACGGCACTTTGGGCCGGTCAGGCGGGATCCCTGCTTCTATGGAGTTTTGTTCTTTCCCTGTACGCGGCTTTCGTGGTTCTTAGAAGCAGAGAAAAGGGTGGGGACCCTTACGTAAACGCCGTTTTATGCGCCGTTTCACTCTTCTTTCTTTTCCTCATAGCCTACGTAGAAGATCCCTTCGAGAAACTGGGCGTGGCGGTCGGGGAAGGAAGGGGGCTTAATCCTATTCTTCAGAACGGATACATGGCCATCCACCCGGTCACTCTTTATGTCGGATATGTGGGAATTACGGTGCCTTTTGCTTTCGGCATTGCCGCCTTGCTCAGCGGACGCCTGGGAGACGAATGGATAAGGAACTGCAGAAAATACGCCCTTTTTTCCTGGATGTTTCTCTCCGCGGGGCTCCTTCTCGGGGCCAGATGGGCATATCTTGAGCTCGGCTGGGGAGGATACTGGGCATGGGATCCGGTTGAGAACGCCGCATTTATGCCATGGCTGGCAGGGACCGCGTTTCTTCACTCCGTTATGGTTCAGGAGAGAAAGGCGATGCTTAAGAAATGGAACATGGTTCTGCTTATAATCACCTTTTTTCTCTCCATATTCGGCACTTTCATAACCAGAAGCGGCATAGTGTCTTCAGTTCACTCGTTTGCACGCTCGGACATAGGTCCACTTTTTGTCGGCTTCATGGTCATCCTACTCCTTTTTTCCTTTTCTCTTATTGCCTACAGGTCAAAAGAACTCAAAAGCGAGGAGAGGTTTGATTCCCCTCTTTCAAGGGAAAGCGCCTTTCTGTTTAACAATCTTCTTTTTCTGGCGGCGGCCTTCTCCGTTTTTCTGGGAACCATTTTCCCCATACTCTCAGAGGCTTTCACCGGGAAAAAAATTCTCGTCGGTCCCCCTTATTTCAACGCTGTGGGTGTGCCCATAGGACTTGTGCTTATCCTGCTTATGGGAATAGGTCCGCTTATATCGTGGAAGAAGGCTTCGACGGCAAACCTGAAGAGAAATTTCGTTTTCCCCGCAGTGGTTTTTCTGGTGGTTCTTTTGGCGCTTCTTGTCTCCGGCATGAAAGAACCGGTAGCGCTTTTAAGCTTCGCGCTCTGCGGGTTTGTCGCGGGGACGGTGTTCTTGGAATACTTCAGAGGTATAAGGGTAAGAAGCAGCAGGGGAGAGAACCCGGTTTCAGCTCTTTTTAATCTCATCTCAAGGAACCGCAGGCGCTACGGGGGATACATAGTTCACCTTGGGGTGGTGCTTCTGGTAATAGGAATCACTGCTTCTTCTCTTTTCGTTACCCAGAAGGAAGTTGTTCTCGACAAAGGGGATTCCTTTTCCCTAGGAAGGTACGATCTGGTTTTCCATGGAGTGCATTTCATCTCAAACGACGCTAAGGACGGATTTTCGGCGGAGCTCTCGATTGAAAACCAAGGAAAAAGCGTCGCGACCATGTATCCCGAAAAAAATATCTATAAATACGAGGGAAACAGGGAAATAAACCAGGAAACCGAGGTCGCGCTTCGCTCCACTTTCAGAGATGATCTTTATCTCATACTCTCAGAGGTCGATGGGAGCGGAAAGGCGAACATAAGGGCTCTGCTTAATCCGATGGTTAACTGGATATGGGCGGGAGGCTTTGTTATTGTCCTTGGAGCGATTGTCACCATGTGGCCTGAGAGGCGAAGAAAGAAGGGGTTCAGCGCATGA